The Anopheles gambiae chromosome 2, idAnoGambNW_F1_1, whole genome shotgun sequence genomic sequence CGTGAATTGGCGTACCGATGTGTGTTGTGGTGTGctgcgtgtggttttgtgccTTCGTgagggaggttttttttaaaagtaTTATTTGAACGTATAAACCTTTGaataagctgttttttttttcttcttttggtttCAATTTACCTCTCGTTCACTTTAAAGCCATCGAAGTCAATAATGGTGCGGTGCCGGTTTGCCCTGTTCTCTCTGTCCGCTTTGCAGGTGAACGTGAGCGTCGGCTGTGATTGGGTTTGGGGTGAAGTTTAATTTTCGCTTCGATTCGGCCAAATTGATGCTGGCGGGGCCCGAGTTTTATGGAGGCCGATAACTGTGCGTCTTGgaaggggttgtttttttttcattcgattGCTCACATTACATCTTTCTTTCTGCTTATTAAGCGTGAACCAGTTTTCAAGCTGAGTCCGATGCAGCTGAGCTGGAGCACTTTCTTTTGGGGCTTTTTGGTGGCTTTTGTTGGCAATGGAGTGTGTAGGTAGGCAAGTACCCCCGATAGCCGTGATCGTCTAGTGGTTAGGACCCTACGTTGTGGCCGTAGTAACCCAGGTTcgaatcctggtcacggcagtGTGTTGTATTTCAGAAATGAAACGAAGAGCACTGTCACGGAATGgggagattgtttttttttttacaatatcaACATATTAACATGCTTGTTTAGCTAATTATATGAAATGTGACACTTATTGACTCAAATAGTTTCGCTTGCAATTTAAGGTTATTATCTTAAGCCATTGAAGACTTCAGGAATGTTTAATTTGTGATGATTAGATATTTGAGTCTTTTTAAAATGTCTCCAATTTTCAGAggcttttaaatattttgcaaaatttaataatgaaatatcAATAACTACATATTTAAAGTTGATTTCCAACATTACCATTTATGAAAAAGAGGTataaattgaaagaaaatccATCTTTAAAGTGAGTTTATTGCAATGCTACGTTCGttgctttaaaataaattaaagagtttttgcatttttcttgctACCTAGTATACAATTCATACCGAAAAGCGTAGCAAAAACCCGCAAAAACCCTCTACTGATATCGCTTTAAAGCGTGGTCAACTGCACTTTCCGCCCGCCCGCTAAAATAATGCATTTAAGCATATGCTTCCGGCTGATTACACAAATTCAAGTAGAGAGTGCACGGGACGACCTGACATATTTTTTGATTTGTTGATCTCGTTACGAGTGtgccccctttttttgctgtataaTACCGTTCGTGTAAAGCAGCTCCATCCGCCGTTTGGAACACCCTACCCCGGGGTTAGTAACGCATCAGCCACTTCGTGCAgccaaacatcatcatcagaaTGACTCTCTCTCCTGCCCTCTGCTACTGTGTGCTGCCCGCGTTTATGCACGTTTACATCACTCAATTAAGCTCTGGTGGCACTGCCATCAACCGGgatggtacacacacacacccagattTTACACTCCATTAAAAACATTGGATTGGATTTAATTTTTCACTCATCTTGCTTTGCTCTCTCCTGTCCTGCTCTATAGTGGTCGTTGGATGGGAGTTTATTAAGCCACGCTGCACTTCGTCATTTATTCATCCGTTGACCACCCGTTCTCGGAGTTGGGAGAGGTGATGCCTTCTGCCTGACCTGCCGTTGCTAAATGATTCGATTTTAATTCCGGTCCATCAAACGGTGCAATGGTCGGTGTGGCGTGGTAGGCGTGAAGGATGCGCCTATATCCTCGATAGCTTTTCACCAACCTTTTCATGTAAGAATGTTGGCCTTTCGATTCACTCGACCCGCGAGTCACCGATGCAGTGTGATGTGTTCATTGATGGGCAGACTTGTAAGCTTTTTGATCCtgtgttttgtggtttttcaGTAAATTTAAATGTCATTACATATTGAATTGCCTCAAATCCTCCCTCTGGACTGTGAACTAAAgctgtttatttatatttggTCCTTGTCGTTTTTGGTTGAGTGAATGTTTAACGACATTATATGAAATCAAGTGCCGTCATATGCCACTTCTGGGTCCTTCATTCCAAACCCTTTAAAATCACAAACAGCTTAATATAAACGCTGCTACGCTTCGTTTCCTGTACGTCGATAATATTCGATAAGCGAGCCTGTAATTGAATTGTTGATAGTGTCCCCCCCATTCTCTACTTGCCCACCGTATAATCACTGCTTTATCCCTTCACCAAGCAAAGTGAGATGCATTATTGCATTCATACTCTGCATCACGGCTCGTTAAGCTGAAAGGCGAAAGGATGTCATAGCAGGGCGTGTATTATGTTCAGTGAacgtagcttttttttttccttctactGCACTATCCTGTATTTGTTTGTACACTTCATACGATGCTGGATGAAGTGGAGCAAATTATGTGTGGATCCCGCTTTAGGGACGTTTATGCTGGTACCGGCGTTTACTCCCGCATGATCGGACACGTTTCAAAGTGGAGTTGGAAGCAAATAAAGGATCATCAATCTTTATTTCCCCTGCTAGCTGCTTGAATAAATACACAGCTTTGATTGCATGTTATAAGGCGTAGGCAAAAACCAGTTTAATATTGAAGTTTGTTCTGAAAATATACTATATTTATATCATGTCAATAAATAAGTGCTATTAATGGGCCCCTTTCCGTTTTTAGATCGAAGCCTGAAATTTTAGCCTGTCAGCCGTtggcattgtatagcagttttcaagcagctatcaaagtgggtatagtatacaggtgggcttatcccaaggtgtatgtaattagaaggctgattttatCGCTCCTGTTTtggaatgaagattttaagaatattttgtgtattcgtcaaacTCCCAGAcagcttgtttgagcaaaagttttcacccgtcctgtcaaaaagttatgttcaattttggttataaaaaacatgctatgggACATCCCTGGACGTACATACACTtcgattctagattccaccacctgatctctttaatgcaccttgggaaaaatgaaaacaccacTAAGTCAGACAGCCTCctgttaatttacccattcgagcagttttgtgtctgtcataacagtaatttaagagcaatttagcggtacgaagtgttgtcgtttgttgttAATGAAAAGATATAAATAATAACTAAAAgagtattgttttaatgatcTTTTAGTGAAAGAAGACGTCGGCGGTGTGTTCAAAACTGTTAAATGTGAATAAAAAGCCGAGAAATTGCGTTTATTAGTGCTATTTGTGCATCACATTCTCTGGATGAAGCGGATGTTCAAGTCgagtttgctaaaaaaaaatacattgcaATCGTTTGTATAAGTTAAGGAAAATGATTGATAATAACCATTAAACTGTTATATAATATATAtcgtgttatttattaacaatttggccgaaaaaatataaataaaataaaataaaatagaggaAGGAATAGGATCTGCCAAAACAGGTCGAATGGATAAATTAACGACTgctaatttaccattaaattactcttaaattaccggtaatttagcgGTAAGATAGGGGTAAATTAAGTGCTGTAAATTAAGATTTGTCTGAATGGGCACCttgtttttgcaattttttcgagcaggtactcgaatcttattctagctttgaggctaaaaTAATCCAGACTGAAAATTTTAGGCTAGTTTtgttgtgtatggtgttgtatggagtgtttacatgatttgagcctccaactgtcaactTCTATACAACATAGCTggctagaatcgtgaagggccgtAATATCAGTAAACTCATGCATCAATAAAGTTTAATAAAGCTTTCACCAAACAGCACACAATTTAATATAGTCGTTTGTACAGTCCAGTCCTTACGGCTTTATCGTCTCTGTACCTCTCTGCCTTAATCGCCATTTCGAAAGAGTTACCATAATGGAGGGAGAGCACTGCGTTAGATAGACGGCGTCATAGTAGGTTGTGTCCACCCTTTTGGTACGCATCTTGATAAATGCAGCTGCTCACTTATTGCTATTGCTCTTCCGCTCAAGACGATGACACCACACGGAAGCAAATGGGTTGTGCCTTCGCTCTCCCCCTCCTGGTGCGAGTGTGTTTAGTAAAATctatatttcatatttttgccCCACCCTTTgccacaccaacaacactcaACTGTATGATGTACCGACataagagatagagagagaggaccATTTGTGGACGTTGTTGCTACGATAAATTCttggtcctttttttttgttgctctgtGGCAACCCGGTGTGAGCTGGCGGTACATGTTATTTCCTTTTCTTAAGCTGCCGGACATCGTTTGTCTTTTCTCTAGTGGTGAAGGTCTAGTGTGTGTGGCTCTGTTGCTCGATACGCAACATTACGGTGACAATAACACGCAAGCATTATAGCACAAAGCGCGCTGTGTGCTGGCAGTACAGTCCCATTCCCGAGACATGGATATGTAGCAACTCCTTGTGCCCTTTTTGGTCTGCCAGACGAGGCCCCTGCACGGGAACGCTTGGAAAGGCATGAGCTTTCTTTTTCAGCTCAAGacgtgtgttttgaaaaatggtATGTTTTGCTGTACTTTTAAAGAGGAAAGGCGTTTGTTTCATCCGTTCTTAAAGCCTTTCGAAACGCGTTGTGTTTACCAATATTTCTTGGTGATAAATTTTAAAGAACTCAGTCCCAATTCCACCCGCAAAAAAAGGGTAAGATAAcgtatttcattaaaaaataaattaaatctttAATACTCCCTGTGTCCTTCGTGAAACCTCTCTGCAGCATTAGCTAAGCTTCATTGTTCACTGCTGATCTTTTCTTCTGCACTTACGCTTAGTATTAAAATCCGTCAAATCATTTCGagtacctttttttcttgtaccAACCAACCATATCGACCGCACGAATGTCGTAACCTTGCCCGACGCAGCGGCCAACTAACTTCCTTCCGCCGGGTGTCAAGGAACCAAGAACAAgggggaagaaagaaaaaaaaaacccaccgaGGGCACTTTCGATGCCCTTTTGCTGTGCGGGTGAGGTGTGATTAATTACGAACTACTTAATTAACATAAATCTACCTctccccttcccttccccccTTGCAGCATTGCTGTGCAAATCCACTCAACCTTCTCGCCTAAGTGGCAAGCACTGTTTCCTTTGCCTTTTGCTCTgcaatatcatcatcatcttgctCTGCAATTTCTCCATCGTTTCCCCCTCGGCCAAAGTTCTAAGAGACATGAGGGGGAgagtggaaaataaatatcacttttagctgcatcatcatcatcgcctcAACAACCGGTCGACCTCGGTGGAGAAAATCATTGCCCCGATTGAGAgcttggctgtgtgtgtgtgtgtgcgaggtgtgtgaaaagtgtgaCCAAAGAAATCCCTCCCACCAGGGGGAGAATAGGAAGCAGCAGGAGCTTTGAAAGGGGTGGGGTGTAAAGTAGCGGTGGAAGCTTTTTAGTGTTGAAAAAAAGGCGACAACGCGCGAGCACTCAATTAGCAtaataataaatcaaaactttcccaatGACAAACACCCGCCAGGCCTCCAGTTCAGTGATGGCTGCTTTCCCAGGAGCATGCTGGTagttttatagtttttttttaaatatatagaataaactttttctttctctatcgCTCCCCAAACGGGTGTCGAGAACAATTTTGTGTTGCCGTATCCCGTAAACTGTCCATGAAACGATGAGCAGTCATTAGAATGAATGAGCGCTGTGCTGTGCTCGTTCATGCTGACCAGCAACGGGAACGGGACCCCACCCTTCTTGGCCCGGTACATAAAAACCGTGCTTTATTACCGTGATGTATAACATGCACTTTTGTATTCAGCATTAATTTGCCAGCGCGTCCTTTGCAACAGTTTACGAGCGCGTGTTAACTAtgcttacctttttttttgttttgttttgttgctactCTGTTCACCGCTATCACGGCACAGAAATAGATTTAATGGGAGGATTTTATGGCGGCCCCGTTTGCGCGACATAATACTGATAGGCGCATGGTGTGTTGtacgtttatttttgtttattttttgctttgttttagaATTAACTTATTGGATTATTGGAACCATTTTATGACAATACATTTAATGGGTTTTGTTAATGGTGTGATTTGAGGGTGGTTGCTCGTAGAGAAAGTTTCCAGAGTTAGGGCttacttttttatgtattattgtgctttatgattacacaaaaaaggaatacTATAACGAAAGCCTCGCCCGAATGGCTGGACaggttaaaaaataaaagcactTTAAGGAAGAATAGGTTTAAATGGAAATCAGATAGTAAGCAATACAAGGACCACAAATGagacaaaaagaaaatgtttttaCGCCAACATTAAGGTAAGTGGGGAGAGAAATAACAAAGAAagacaaaacagcaaacaaacaaagataaaactagaaaaaaacagaaaaatgaaataaaaaagaaagaaaggtgAAGATAGACAAAAGACACCAAAACAAgatattgaattaaaatagTAAACTAGAAAGCGACAAAATGGGAGAAACTGAAAGAAAAACGATAAAAGACAAAAAGACAcctaaacaaaatataatatCAAAATACTAAACTAGAAGAggacaaaaaattaaaaaaaaaaaacagaaaagatgAAGAAATACAAAAAGGCATCAATACAAAACAGTAAATCAATgagtacaacaacaaaaaagcgaactAACGATAAGCACATGCACAAAGCAGATAAAGGGacataaaaataagaaaaaaaaatagattaaatAGCATAAACCAAAATAAACGATGCTAGTAGGTATCGAAAGTATCAACACAAAATATTAAAGAAACATAAATATGTGTAAAAAGATTCAAgtagaaaatgcaaaaaatgaaacaaaatcaaatgtaATTTGCAAACTTTAATCTCATGTTTTGCTTCAAGCGCAATATATCTTATTTAGAATTATAGAACTTCTTAGCAAATTTTCTATCCTTTTATTTTCTGTTCAGCCTGTAAAATATAAGCCTTAAATATTATGTACTTGTGATTGACCCAAAATCTGCTCTTTAATTCTGATTTCCCTTTTCGAAACTTCGACCGACCGTTGCTGTCCTTTCCCCGCCCAACCGTGTCCCTACTGTGGTTCACTCAAACGGTCAGCGGTTAGTAAAACGATCGTGAATGTATTTAGTGGTGCTTACGTTCCCGAATACAAATGAGAGCGCCCGGCATACACTCGCAGTACGCAGTTAATCTCGGCCAGGATTTATGAGACGCTTCCGCCCATATGAATTTTGCTCTCCGCGCACATCCTGCCGCGCCTGTGCCTGTGTTGCCGCCCTTCGTTGCCTGCGGGCAAGAATTATGGTCAACCCAATGGCCACGACCGGTTTCTCGGTGCTTGTTTTCGGTACGCTGGAGAGAGCACGGTGGTACGGTCGTGTGGCACTGTACACACAAGAACAAAACGACCAGTACTAGCTCTAGCCAGCAACTCCCCTTGTGGACGGAGCATTAGACCGTGAGCAAACAATGTTGACTTCCGTGCGTCGAGCTGTTGGGCCCAACACACGGCGGGTTCGCTGCGGCATTGAATCATATCCAGGCcgttttggtgggcaagtacACGGGACATGCTGGATACGACGCCACACAAGGACATCGGAATCAGAGAATGGACATTTTAATACCTCCCggacctctctctctctcccccccggAACGATGTAATTTTCAAACCCCGAAAGGAAAACTTCGACCTTGGAGCAGTTAAACGGAGGCACACACGAGAGCTTTGCTTGCGGGGTTTGATAAAAGACAGGCCCGAGGCCACATGTGCAAAAATAGGTATCGTGCTGAATTAATTGTGCATTTCTCGGTTCCCCTTGCCGACAAGGAACGCCAAGCTCGGACGACTAACATTCAACACGCGTCGTCCACGTGAACATGGCACGAAAGGACGAGCTATTCCATTCACGAAGATTAAACGCAAGCGCTTGAGCACTCGTGGTACCGTTACACCCGTCTCAAGACGGTTGTCTTTTGGCTGTCCGTACCGCAAAAGGGATGACAGCCGGAAAGTAATTTCGTGCGATGGAGGAAGGCCGGCGAAATTGTCATTAGTATGGGGCGGAAAATGGAGAATGTTCGTCCTCATCTGCATACATCTTCTTCGCTGCTTGCGCTGCCCCCCCGAAAACGGGCCTAAAGTTTCGGGCCTTAAAATACGAACTGACCATACGAATGAAGATTAATATGTTCTGTGTCCTGTCGGGTGGATTGGGTGGGTGGGAAAACTGGGCACAAGGATAGAGACGTTTGATATAAATCATATCCGaaccactctctctctcgctcggcTGGGCGCACTGCAGTTGATAAAGGCGATAAGGCAATGGCAATGGTGAATTATTGTGTCAAAAGCACAAACACCACCTATCCCAACCGTCGGgtagagattttttttctccacgcCCCAAACGTGGGGCAGCCCACCCGTAATTGCAATCGGAGAAATGgaaatttttattaaaaatgagctttttttacttttttggaGGATGGATTGAAGATAAATTGATGAAGAGAGTGCTGTGGGCATTTTTCGAGTgcttttttgtacttttacACAAGTGTTTTGTAATAAAAGTGTATAAATCACTCCCATGATACATCAAATAGGAAAAAAGTACACACAAGCGTTTGAAAGGTGTCAAGGAAAGCTCATTGAAAAAGCTAAATAAAGGCAATAATCACTGATTGGATAACACTTAATTGTGAACAACATATAATTACTGCTAATGTTGTGTGGAGATAGTTGATAGATTGAATGATTAAATGGCAAAAGAGGCGTCTGGCTGTATTTGTCGATTCGTTTTAAACCCCCTCTATACAACAAATGACGTGTTTGTGGCCACCTATTTGTGGTTGACGGGCTGTATTTGCGGTTTTCCTGTTGtttgatacaaaaaactaTCATATCCATCACCATAATGCAGTGTAAATCAGTCAACTTAATTAAATATCTAATAATTtactgttttctctctctctctctttctctctccctctctccccacTCAAAGGTACAAAGTGGAAGTGGCCGGCAAAAGCCTGCCGGTGCTAACCAACCAGGACAAGGGCCGGTACGGCGTGATCGTGTTCGAAAACCTGGACAAGTATCTCAACATGGACAACTGGAACCGGCAGCTGCTGGACAAGTACTGCCGGGACTATTCCGTCGGCATCATCGGGTTCGTGAGCCCGAGCGAGGAAACGCTGGTCGGTGCCCAGCTGCGCGGCTTCCCGCTGTACGTGCACACGAACCTGCGGCTGCGGGACGCTAGCCTAAACCCTGGTTCGCCCGTCCTGCGGTTAACGCGCGCCGGCGATACGGCCTGGGGCCCGCTGCCCGGCAACGATTGGGCCATCTTCCAGCACAACCACAGCGGGTACGAGCCGCTCGAGTGGGCGCAAAAGAACGTAATGGACTATCCGACCGACGGGGTGGCTCAGCCACCGCTCGCGACCGTACTGCAGGATCACGGCCAGCTCGATGGCATCCAGCGGATACTGTTCGGGTCGGGGCTAAAGTTTTGGCTGCACCGGTTGCTGTTCCTAGACTCGCTGTCGTACCTCAGCCACGGACAGCTGAGCCTGAACCTGGAGCGACGCATCCTGATCGACATCGACGATATTTTCGTGGGCGAAAAGGGTACGCGCCTCAAGCCGGACGATGTGCACGCGCTGATTGCGACGCAGAACCGGATCGGCGAGATGGTCCCCGGGTTCCGGTTCAATCTGGGCTTCTCGGGCAAGTACTTCCACCACGGGACGCACGAGGAGAACCTGGGCGACGATATGCTGCTGCGCAACGTGGCCCAGTTCAACTGGTTCTCGCACATGTGGAACCACCAGCAGCCGCATCTGTACGAGAACGTGACGCAGCTAATGAACGACATGATGCTGAACAAGGACTTTGCGAAGGAGCACGGCATACCGACCGACTCGGGGTACTCCGTGTCACCGCACCATTCGGGCGTGTATCCGGCGCACGAGCTGCTCTACACCGCGTGGAAGAAGGTGTGGAACATTAAGGTCACCTCGACGGAAGAGTATCCCCATCTGCGGCCGGCCCGGCTGCGGCGTGGCTTTATCCACCGCAACATTATGGTGCTGCCCCGGCAAACGTGCGGACTGTTCACGCACACGATCTGCATCGACAGCTATCCGGGCGGGCGGGACAAGCTGGACGAATCGATCCGGGGCGGCGAACTGTTCCAGACGATCGTGTACAATCCGATCAACATCTTCATGACGCACATGTCCAACTACGGCAATGATCGGCTGGCGCTGTACACGTTCGAGTCGGTGATCAAGTTCCTGCGCTGCTGGACCAATCTGAAGCTTACGTCCGTGCCGCCGCTGCAGCTCGGCGAGCTGTACTTTAAGCTGCACCCGGAAGAGCGCGATCCGATCTGGGGCAATCCGGCGGACGATCCGCGCCATGCGAAAATCTGGGCGGgcaacaagcgacgaacgacGCTGCCGAAGCTGCTCGGGCTGGGGCCGCAGAAGACGGGCTCGACCGCGTTCTACACGTTCCTGAGCATGCATCCGGCGGTGGCGAGCAATCTGCCGAACTCGGACACGTTCGAGGAGATTCAGTTTTTCAACGGCAACAACTACTACCGGGGGTTGGACTGGTATTTGAACTTTTTCCCGCTGCAACCGAACGATACGGACGATAAGTTTATGTTTGAAAAGTCGGCCACCTACTTCGACGGCGAGCTGGTGCCGAAGCGGGCCCACGCGCTGTTGCCCAAGGCGCAGCTGGTTACGATACTGATATCGCCCGCGAAACGAGCGTACTCGTGGTATCAGCACATTAAAGCGCACGGCGATCCGATCGCGAACAATTACAGCTTCTATCAGGTAGAGAAATGATATTGAGATTGGTTGTACCTTGCAGAATGctaatttccttttttgttttaaaatgtttcagGTCATAACTGCCTCGGAAGCGGAACCGAAGGCGCTGCGAGATTTGCGCAACCGCTGCCTCAACCCGGGCAAGTACGCCCAGCACCTGGAACGATGGCTCGCCTGCTACCCACCGCAGCAGCTGTACATCATCGACGGCGAGCAGCTCAAGACGAACCCGGTCACGGTGATGAACGATCTGCAGCGCTTCCTGAAGCTGCCACCGTTCGACTACAGCCGACATCTGCGCTTCGACAATAAGAAGGGTTTCTACTGCCAGGTGGTGTCGGACAATCGGAACAAGTGTCTCGGCAAGTCGAAAGGTCGCCAGTATCCGCCGATGGACGATCGGAGtgcaaaaatgcttcaaaagtATGTGCGCTTAAGTTGTCAGTTTCATGAGAAGAGGATCGTGCATTACTAAtactttttgctctctctcacGCGCCCGTCCAGGTACTACCGCATTCACAACCAAGCGCtggtgaagctgctgaagaagCTTGGCTCGCGACCAATTCCCCAGTGGCTGAAGGAGGACCTATCGGTGACGTCTTAACGAACGTAGCGACACCGGCGTGACGACGCCTAAACGAGCgcatatacatacatatattcCACTACTTTTTAGCGTAAAGCAGCTGTGTGCGGGTACTAAGCGGGTAAAGTGAGGTAGTGAATGTACAGTGGCAGCAGCACTAGTGAAAGCATAGTAACTGTACAGCtttgtataaaaaaagtaGTATCGACGTTGGATCAATGCACTGCAGGAATGTTGTAAGATGTTataatagagagagagagagagctctattaagtcagtcagtcagtcagtcagtcagaaTGTTTCCCGCTGTCCATGAACCGCTGTGATGTGGAGAAAGATGTATCATATTTTACGTAGTATTACGTCGGTTCCTTCGTTTTTAGTCGTTGTGTGCGCATACGTGTGTTAGGTTAGCCTCATTAGGGGAAAGAGTACTGTTAAGAAGCTGCCGTTATTGGTTTTAAAGACATCGTGTTTCGGGTGAAaacgcatgttttttttttttttttattttgactaTCATTTCTTCGTCGGAGCAATGACGTATAAAACGGAGCAAATTATTAACTATATtttagagaagaaaaaaatacctCAATCTGTTCCAATCTTCGACAATAGCAACCAGCAGCTGCTAGCGTGTGTATTTAAACTGTTTGAGTTTAGTCACTGTGTCACTACAGAACCCTTATTTGGAACTGAACAGCTCTAGCACCAAACGAAGCTCTAAAACAAGTGCAGAACCAGTACGCAGTGCGCGGTGATGCGGCCATCCTAGCCATATAAGTATGTAAGTGATATTATATTTTGCTACTGTATCGTTTGTTTTAACTCTTTGGTTTAACACTCCACTCGTTAGTACAACAAGGGCAGAAGATTGTGTTACGCGACAGTTGAAAGTTGACTAATTATTTGTATGCATATCGAAGGCCACTAATTCGTTTAAACAAAGGTTTAATTTAATcgtaaacgaaaacaaacacctCATAGTTTATCAATCaataagcaaaacagaaatagacagagagagagcgagagaaagtgaaagcaGGAATCTACAACAGCCAATACAATACACAATGATGTAATGCCAGTACTTATAGCGAGGTAAGGTAAAGTTGCattgtgtttgttggtggtttgttttttttttctttcttttgattttcatGATTCACACACAAATGGTActtaaat encodes the following:
- the LOC1276942 gene encoding bifunctional heparan sulfate N-deacetylase/N-sulfotransferase produces the protein MKASDSTVKLWSATSSPSSSTERLYPARTPEPSVVPGGGDDRRTLYGAPAAAAAPYAQRQNGDRQLPPPASSVAGTDTAGTRPAHSASEHITLNLAGYSADHRSMKSASSGGDSSGRPRTGRSSDQQQQQYQHQGASAATEATYGVSVAPSSTAYGHSSVNSNHSLPGTAGSNSRSRHGYGGSSYSNGSIAGFNINGSGGERSAYLPWFSLCYHGKMRMFVFLLGVCLVSVVAYAHYVDNSPITSLMHRDARPPAPQIHCRMLNGKTAIDGALTPDHRSEARLRIDPKVLVFVETTYTPLGKSITELLVHNRIKYKVEVAGKSLPVLTNQDKGRYGVIVFENLDKYLNMDNWNRQLLDKYCRDYSVGIIGFVSPSEETLVGAQLRGFPLYVHTNLRLRDASLNPGSPVLRLTRAGDTAWGPLPGNDWAIFQHNHSGYEPLEWAQKNVMDYPTDGVAQPPLATVLQDHGQLDGIQRILFGSGLKFWLHRLLFLDSLSYLSHGQLSLNLERRILIDIDDIFVGEKGTRLKPDDVHALIATQNRIGEMVPGFRFNLGFSGKYFHHGTHEENLGDDMLLRNVAQFNWFSHMWNHQQPHLYENVTQLMNDMMLNKDFAKEHGIPTDSGYSVSPHHSGVYPAHELLYTAWKKVWNIKVTSTEEYPHLRPARLRRGFIHRNIMVLPRQTCGLFTHTICIDSYPGGRDKLDESIRGGELFQTIVYNPINIFMTHMSNYGNDRLALYTFESVIKFLRCWTNLKLTSVPPLQLGELYFKLHPEERDPIWGNPADDPRHAKIWAGNKRRTTLPKLLGLGPQKTGSTAFYTFLSMHPAVASNLPNSDTFEEIQFFNGNNYYRGLDWYLNFFPLQPNDTDDKFMFEKSATYFDGELVPKRAHALLPKAQLVTILISPAKRAYSWYQHIKAHGDPIANNYSFYQVITASEAEPKALRDLRNRCLNPGKYAQHLERWLACYPPQQLYIIDGEQLKTNPVTVMNDLQRFLKLPPFDYSRHLRFDNKKGFYCQVVSDNRNKCLGKSKGRQYPPMDDRSAKMLQKYYRIHNQALVKLLKKLGSRPIPQWLKEDLSVTS